In Calorimonas adulescens, one DNA window encodes the following:
- a CDS encoding LysR family transcriptional regulator → MDITSLRYFIKVCQNHSFTKTAKELFITQQALSKRINNLEKEIGAPLFIRNSNGVDLTDFGKYILPKTEALVKYFDDFVFDISSNVDKQKEKLKIGFAPGTLQVLGAKEIVEFEKEFCDIEIDIFEYSDVECELNVLNGSLDLALTVKPKDEKKFKYYHLIKENLIAIVNKNNPLASKKSVKFEDLKNEKFILLDDTFRIQLVLMDHFNRAGFIPNVYFKFNHDLNAAYDFVESNKGIFVFVDKLTHVEKYNNICCIPIDAPTVFWDAGFIVKKDAKISNATKRFMNYFFSKYNKDTIE, encoded by the coding sequence ATGGATATAACCTCATTAAGATATTTTATAAAAGTGTGTCAAAACCATAGTTTCACCAAGACAGCAAAGGAATTGTTTATTACTCAACAAGCACTGAGTAAAAGAATTAATAATTTAGAGAAAGAAATCGGTGCCCCCCTTTTTATCAGAAATTCTAATGGCGTCGATCTTACCGATTTTGGAAAGTATATTTTACCAAAAACGGAAGCTTTAGTTAAGTATTTTGATGATTTTGTTTTTGATATAAGCAGCAACGTAGACAAACAAAAAGAAAAACTAAAAATAGGATTTGCGCCAGGAACTCTGCAGGTTTTAGGAGCAAAAGAAATTGTTGAATTTGAAAAAGAGTTCTGTGATATTGAGATTGACATATTTGAATATTCTGATGTTGAGTGTGAATTAAATGTATTAAATGGTTCCCTTGATTTGGCTCTTACTGTCAAGCCCAAAGACGAAAAAAAATTTAAATACTATCATCTAATAAAAGAGAATCTTATTGCGATAGTAAACAAAAATAATCCGTTAGCTTCTAAAAAAAGCGTCAAGTTTGAAGACCTCAAAAATGAAAAATTTATTCTTTTAGATGATACATTCCGCATTCAACTTGTTCTTATGGATCATTTTAATAGAGCAGGATTTATTCCCAATGTATATTTTAAATTCAACCATGACTTAAATGCCGCTTACGATTTTGTCGAATCAAATAAGGGTATATTTGTTTTTGTGGATAAGCTAACTCATGTTGAGAAATACAACAATATATGCTGTATACCCATAGATGCCCCTACGGTGTTTTGGGATGCAGGATTTATAGTAAAAAAAGA